ATGGCCGGGGCATTTCCAGGTATCATTGGGGGTCAAAATGGGGTTCTTGTCGTATTTCTCCCAAGGTCCGAGTAGGTTTTTGGCGCGGGCCACGCCGGTAGCATATGTGCAGCCACTACCACAGCAGCCATTTGCGGCATAAAAAGCATAGAAGTAGTCGTTGTGGCGCACCATAGCCACGCCTTCTACCAAGTTGCCTTCCCAAGGGGCCGTATTGCGAAACAGTTCGGTTTTCTCGCCGGTCAGGGCCGTGCGCTCCTCGTTGAGGCGCTGGGCCCAAATGGGAGTCGGCTCCTTCACACTGTTGCCATCTTCTTTCCAGACAAGATAAAGCTGCCCCTTCTCATCGCGCATCGGAAAACCATCGATAGAGCCGGCGGGCTGCCCTACTAAGAAGCCATGGTCGCGGTAAGGGCCTTCGGGCCGGTCGGCGCTAGCTACACCTACGGCCAGGTTGCCGCCCTTCTTATGGGCGGAGTAGTACACGTAGGTTTTGCCATTGTCCTGATTGATTTCGGGGGCCCAAAAATAGTAGTCAGCCCAGCTGGGGGGCATTTCTGGGAACACATGCCCGACGATCTTCCAATCGGTTAGATTATCGGATTTGAGCAAAGGAAAAACAGGCCCCCAATTCGACGAAGTAGCTGTGGCCCAATAGTTAGTGCCCACTTTCGTTACCGATGGATCAGGAAAGTCACCGGGTAGAACTGGGTTAGGTATAGGCGGCGCTGTGGGTGTTGCGGGAGCCGCAGGCTCAGGTGTAACCGCCGTGGCTGTGGGGTTGTCAGCGGGCTGCGTGGCAGTAGCCGGCGGCTGACAACCAATTACTACACTAAGACCCAGCGTAGCCAGCCAGCCAGCTTTTTTAGAAAAGGAAGAGAGCAAAGTAGTCACGGAAGAGAGCTTGGAGTAAGAAGAAGAGCGGAGTTTTGGGTATCAGCTTATGATAAATTGAAGCTATAAAACTGTATTCAGAGGTAAAACAGCCTCTTATTCGCCACTGGGCCGCGGCAGTTTGCTGCCAGTTGGCACAGGCTGCCCAAAGTTGGGGGAGCCATCGGAATTCCAGGTGAATTTCTGCATGCGCGTGCTTCGCGCATCGCCACACCCCTGCCCCGTCGCCACATTGGCGTGGTAGATCAGCCAGTCCTCCGTACCATCCGGTGATTTGAAAAAGCCATTGTGGCCGGGCCCGTAGGCATTGCCAGTGGGGTTCTTCACAAAAACTGGGGTTGGGGTTTTGGTCCAAGATTTTGGATCCATTGGATCGGCGGTTTGTGAGGCGGTTAGCAGGCCCAGCACATAGTCATCGGTGGAGCAGTGACTGCCTGAGTACACGATGAACGTCTTGTTGCCGTGCTTCAGCACTTCGGGGCCTTCGTTGACGTCCGGCTCACCTTTCTTTTCCCACTCATATTCGGGGCTGGAAAGCTCGACGCGCGGCCCGGTTAGCGTCCAGGGGTTGATCATCTTGGAAATGTAGAGCCGCTGCACGCCATCAGCCGTTTCGCGGTGGCCCGACCACAGGAAATAGCGCAGCCCGTTCTGCTCCAGCACCGTCCCGTCGATGGCCCAAAAGTCTTCCGTAGGATTGGCGATTCGGCCCTTATCGACCCAAGTGCCCGTAGTGGGGTCAGGCGACGAGTTTTCTAATACAAACACGCGGTGTCCATTGCAGCAAAACGGATCGGCGCTAAAATACACGTACCATTTACCGTCGAAGAAATAGATTTCTGGGGCCCAAATATCGCGGTAGGTATTGCCGGGGGAGGCGTCCAAATAACCTTCGGCGCTGCTTTGCTCAACTCCGACATTTTCGCGGTTTTGCGCAAAGACAAATTGCCCCCCGTCGTGCTCATGAAGTAATAGAACCCATCTTTTTGGTACACCCAAGGGTCGGGAGCGGAAGCCAGCAATGGATTCGCATACGTCGTCTCGTCTACTACCAGCGGCGGTGGCGCAACCGAGGACGTCTCTGATTTATTACATCCCAGCAGGCCTACTAGCAGCAAGAGAGTGAGCGGTTTACGCAAGACAGTTTTTATTAACATTGAGCAGGATAGAGAAAGAGAATAAGGACTAATGAATGGAACACTCAGGGAATACGGCTCTTATTTAGCCGCTGGTGTAGTGTTCGTGGCAGGAACAGGCACCGCGCCTGCTGAAGGAGTACCGTTGGCGGCTACGCGCGGCCAACCGTCCTGGTATTCTAGCCGGTCGAGGAGCATCACCCGCCCACCCGAGCCAGCGGGACTTCCGGCAGCGGTTTTTTGGGTGTTGATGGCATGATAAGCAATCCAGTCGTGACCGGCGGCATCCGTGATGACGGAGTTGTGGCCGGGCGCCAACCATTGGTCGTTGCGCACCAGAATGGCACTATTGGGCCGACCAGTTGCTTGAGCGAGCGTTTCAAAGGGACCGGTAGCGCTGCGCGAGCGAGCCACCAGCACGGCATAGTGGGCTTTGGGGCCGCAGCAGTTGTCGCCGGAGTAAAACAGGTAATACCAGCCATCACGCATCACCACCCACGCACCCTCCACCAGCTTCTGATAGTTATCTGTAGTTTTGGAAGTATCAGCTTTAATCAGATTGGTGGCGGTGCTACCCGGCGCGAATGAAGTACGATTGGGCGCCAACTCGCGCACTTTGATGGGCTCGAAGCCGGAGCCCCAGTACAGCAAGCGCTTGCCCGTAGCGGGGTCGTCGAAGCTCATGGGGTCAATGTTGACGAAGCCCGGCCCGCACTGCATTGGCTCCCCACTATCAACGAAGGGTCCGGCGGGCGACGTAGCCGTGGCCACGGCCAGGCACAGCCCATTTACTTCCTTGCCCTTCACCGGGTACTTGCGAATGTTCGGCTCAGCTGAATAGTATAGGTAATAGCGCCCATCGTGAAAGCTCACATGCGGCGCCCAGAAATTCTGAGTAGTATCGGCCCAGGCAGGTTTTTGGGGCAGCGCATCGCCCAGATGCTCCCAGACAACCAGGTCGCGGGAGCGGGCCACTTGTATGTTGAGCACTTTGCCCTTGCGCTCCGTTTGGGTGCCGTAGGCGTAGTAGTAGCCATCAGCAGCTTTAATAACCGTCGGGTCAGGAAAATCTTCGTTTAGAACTGGATTGGTAAACGAAGATTTGCCCCCCAGTACCGGCGCGGCAGCTACATCCGGCGCCGTGGTAGTACGCTGACATCCAAGGAGACCGGTACAAATGGTGAGCACCGCTAACAAGCGACAGGTAATCAGGTGCATAGGCAGGATAGTAACTGTAGAATGCGTCTGGGGGCTTTTTTATAAACCCGTTGCCCCTAGCAGCCAAAAAAATTCCGGGCCAGAAGCAGAGGTGACCAGTAGTCACGCACTGTCCCGGCCCGGAACGGAAATACTAGCGGCTAGTCGCCCGCGGCCAGTAATAGATTACCAACCGGGGTT
The window above is part of the Hymenobacter radiodurans genome. Proteins encoded here:
- a CDS encoding glycoside hydrolase family 43 protein; this encodes MHLITCRLLAVLTICTGLLGCQRTTTAPDVAAAPVLGGKSSFTNPVLNEDFPDPTVIKAADGYYYAYGTQTERKGKVLNIQVARSRDLVVWEHLGDALPQKPAWADTTQNFWAPHVSFHDGRYYLYYSAEPNIRKYPVKGKEVNGLCLAVATATSPAGPFVDSGEPMQCGPGFVNIDPMSFDDPATGKRLLYWGSGFEPIKVRELAPNRTSFAPGSTATNLIKADTSKTTDNYQKLVEGAWVVMRDGWYYLFYSGDNCCGPKAHYAVLVARSRSATGPFETLAQATGRPNSAILVRNDQWLAPGHNSVITDAAGHDWIAYHAINTQKTAAGSPAGSGGRVMLLDRLEYQDGWPRVAANGTPSAGAVPVPATNTTPAAK
- a CDS encoding glycoside hydrolase family 43 protein, producing MDASPGNTYRDIWAPEIYFFDGKWYVYFSADPFCCNGHRVFVLENSSPDPTTGTWVDKGRIANPTEDFWAIDGTVLEQNGLRYFLWSGHRETADGVQRLYISKMINPWTLTGPRVELSSPEYEWEKKGEPDVNEGPEVLKHGNKTFIVYSGSHCSTDDYVLGLLTASQTADPMDPKSWTKTPTPVFVKNPTGNAYGPGHNGFFKSPDGTEDWLIYHANVATGQGCGDARSTRMQKFTWNSDGSPNFGQPVPTGSKLPRPSGE
- a CDS encoding family 43 glycosylhydrolase → MTTLLSSFSKKAGWLATLGLSVVIGCQPPATATQPADNPTATAVTPEPAAPATPTAPPIPNPVLPGDFPDPSVTKVGTNYWATATSSNWGPVFPLLKSDNLTDWKIVGHVFPEMPPSWADYYFWAPEINQDNGKTYVYYSAHKKGGNLAVGVASADRPEGPYRDHGFLVGQPAGSIDGFPMRDEKGQLYLVWKEDGNSVKEPTPIWAQRLNEERTALTGEKTELFRNTAPWEGNLVEGVAMVRHNDYFYAFYAANGCCGSGCTYATGVARAKNLLGPWEKYDKNPILTPNDTWKCPGHGTVVQHDNRWYFLHHAYKNEGFQNIGRQGVLSEFTWNAEGWPEFTGGSTPATQTANLEQYDVTDEFEGPALGLAWQWPVTAKPKIAVREGKLQLTARPEVAGAMLGQTTYTTNYIATTQLDPTTLPTGVQAGLTTIGNVENTLALTAGGGKLRLWQLKKGKRENMGEVALPKGKNLTLRVQAEGGNKYRFAYSPDGGQTWQNMPASGDAIDGSFLPPWDLGVRVGVLAQGPSSATVAFDRFTLDNQ